One segment of Anaerohalosphaeraceae bacterium DNA contains the following:
- a CDS encoding HIT domain-containing protein: MAADSKNLWAPWRMPYIQGLPEKSPCFLCDYIRTPQQDRDNLVLWRTGRCIVVFNRFPYNNGHLLIAPLRHIATLEEANNDELLEMMKLIRESQKVLSLAIHPHGFNIGMNFGRCAGAGLPEHMHIHIVPRWDGDTNFMSVCSSTKVISQSLSELYEELTRLSRDHHLPNL; this comes from the coding sequence ATGGCAGCGGACAGTAAGAACCTCTGGGCCCCGTGGCGGATGCCCTACATTCAGGGCCTGCCCGAAAAAAGCCCCTGTTTTCTGTGCGACTATATCCGCACCCCGCAGCAGGACCGGGACAATCTGGTTCTGTGGCGAACCGGGCGATGCATCGTCGTCTTTAACCGCTTTCCCTACAACAACGGCCATCTGCTGATTGCCCCCCTGCGGCACATCGCGACGCTGGAGGAGGCGAACAACGATGAACTGCTCGAGATGATGAAACTGATTCGTGAAAGCCAGAAGGTGCTCTCGCTGGCGATTCATCCACACGGCTTCAATATCGGAATGAACTTCGGACGCTGTGCCGGAGCGGGGCTGCCGGAGCATATGCATATCCATATCGTCCCCCGCTGGGACGGAGACACCAATTTTATGTCCGTCTGCAGCTCCACGAAGGTCATCAGCCAGAGCCTGTCCGAACTGTATGAGGAACTGACCCGCCTGTCGCGGGACCATCATCTGCCGAATCTGTAA